One region of Mucilaginibacter sp. 14171R-50 genomic DNA includes:
- a CDS encoding GNAT family N-acetyltransferase: MLTLNLHPSPALLTARLKLRAVTTADAEDLFNLRSTEEVRRYTGIPRPASVSEVEGWIKAVNEAQIKNQSILWAITLRGSDSVIGTICYWHMQPENYRAEIGYILSPLYHRKGLMTEALTAVIQYGFEVIKLHSIEANTSPANLASIKVLEKTGFVREGYFKENLYSDGKFLDSAVYSLICAKK, encoded by the coding sequence ATGCTTACATTAAACCTGCACCCCTCTCCCGCGTTGTTAACAGCTCGGCTTAAATTAAGGGCTGTTACAACCGCCGATGCCGAAGATCTTTTTAACCTGCGAAGCACTGAAGAGGTTAGAAGATATACGGGTATACCCCGCCCCGCATCTGTATCCGAAGTTGAAGGCTGGATTAAAGCGGTAAACGAGGCGCAGATAAAAAACCAATCCATCCTGTGGGCTATAACCCTGCGCGGATCAGATAGCGTGATAGGTACGATATGCTACTGGCATATGCAGCCCGAGAATTACCGTGCCGAAATTGGGTATATACTTTCACCGTTATACCATCGCAAAGGACTAATGACCGAAGCGCTGACCGCGGTGATACAGTACGGGTTTGAGGTAATAAAGCTGCACTCGATAGAAGCGAACACCAGCCCGGCTAACCTGGCTTCCATAAAAGTGCTCGAAAAAACAGGTTTTGTGCGCGAGGGATACTTTAAAGAGAACCTCTATTCCGACGGTAAATTTCTCGATTCGGCCGTTTATTCGTTAATATGTGCAAAAAAATGA